One genomic region from Thalassotalea sp. PS06 encodes:
- a CDS encoding glutathione S-transferase family protein — protein MKFYYFPISTYSQKVLLALYEKRCIFEPRLVNILDQQEVDEFRSIYPLGKIPLLVVSDNQLIPESSIIIEYLDGHYDTGTRLIPAGNVDEMRQLRFLDRMADLYLNNSVVTLMFAQNRRQAELADARRYLLYCYDQLNHILEGNQWVMGEGFTMVDCAVIPPLLYAERFMPFTEYANLLNYFQRAQERPSYQKVLADALPLLTSMGV, from the coding sequence GTGAAGTTTTATTATTTTCCCATTTCAACGTACTCTCAGAAAGTGCTGTTGGCACTGTATGAAAAACGCTGCATATTTGAACCTCGATTGGTGAATATTCTTGACCAACAGGAAGTTGATGAGTTTCGTTCGATTTACCCTCTCGGCAAAATTCCTTTACTGGTCGTATCCGACAATCAGCTGATTCCAGAATCGAGTATCATTATAGAGTACCTGGATGGTCACTATGACACCGGTACCCGTTTGATACCCGCAGGTAACGTCGATGAAATGCGGCAATTAAGATTCTTAGACCGCATGGCTGACTTGTATCTTAATAACTCGGTTGTGACCCTGATGTTTGCTCAAAATCGCAGGCAAGCAGAGTTAGCAGACGCCAGACGCTATCTTCTGTATTGTTACGATCAGCTAAACCATATCCTCGAGGGGAATCAGTGGGTAATGGGAGAGGGGTTTACTATGGTCGATTGTGCGGTGATCCCACCACTATTGTATGCTGAGCGATTTATGCCGTTCACCGAATATGCAAACTTGCTGAATTATTTTCAGCGCGCCCAGGAGCGTCCCTCCTATCAAAAAGTTTTGGCTGATGCTCTGCCTCTGCTCACATCTATGGGAGTTTGA
- a CDS encoding DUF1294 domain-containing protein — protein MRQGTLIRLIPASIFMMILTLAYVPGFIPRELFLGYLGISLFTYLAYATDKTSSERGGKRTQESSLHLLSTIGGWPGAAFAQQLLRHKTQKLSFRVVYWFTVIGNVGIFIWYLSPYNTLF, from the coding sequence ATGCGCCAAGGAACGTTAATTCGACTGATTCCAGCCAGCATCTTTATGATGATTTTGACGCTGGCCTACGTCCCGGGATTCATTCCGCGGGAACTCTTTTTAGGTTATTTGGGCATCAGCCTTTTTACCTACTTAGCCTATGCGACGGATAAGACATCATCCGAGCGCGGAGGTAAACGCACTCAGGAAAGCTCTTTACACTTGTTATCGACCATAGGCGGTTGGCCAGGTGCTGCATTTGCGCAGCAATTATTGCGACATAAAACTCAAAAGTTATCGTTCAGAGTCGTGTACTGGTTTACCGTTATCGGTAATGTAGGAATTTTTATCTGGTATTTATCCCCATACAACACACTGTTCTAA
- a CDS encoding FMN-dependent NADH-azoreductase, with protein sequence MTKKVLLLNTSLNAENGNSNLLAQQFVKELRDSFAIEVTERDLNQQALAHLSADEMAAWMTPEADRNAEQTALARISDNLIEELQNNEMIVIGMPMYNFGVPSVFKAWIDRIARAGITFKYSEQGPVGLLENKKVVIIAARGGAYAGTPKDTQSAYLKDVFAFLGIEDVEFIYAEGLAMPDKDLRLQEANIEIARLAKKVA encoded by the coding sequence ATGACTAAGAAAGTTTTACTCCTGAATACCTCATTAAATGCCGAAAATGGCAATTCCAACTTACTGGCGCAGCAATTCGTGAAGGAACTACGAGATAGTTTTGCAATTGAGGTGACTGAAAGAGATTTGAATCAACAGGCCCTGGCGCACTTGTCTGCAGATGAAATGGCCGCCTGGATGACTCCTGAAGCCGATAGAAACGCGGAACAAACGGCACTTGCCAGGATATCAGACAATTTAATCGAGGAATTACAAAATAACGAGATGATCGTGATTGGCATGCCAATGTATAACTTTGGTGTTCCTTCCGTGTTCAAAGCCTGGATAGATAGAATTGCCCGGGCAGGAATCACCTTTAAATACTCGGAGCAAGGTCCTGTGGGCTTATTGGAAAATAAGAAAGTGGTGATCATTGCCGCTCGTGGAGGTGCCTATGCTGGCACACCGAAAGACACGCAGTCGGCTTATCTAAAGGATGTGTTTGCCTTTCTTGGGATTGAAGACGTTGAATTTATTTATGCTGAAGGGTTGGCTATGCCAGATAAAGATTTGCGATTGCAGGAGGCAAATATTGAGATAGCGAGGTTGGCGAAAAAGGTCGCCTGA
- a CDS encoding LysR family transcriptional regulator: protein MLKVTLEQWRMLSAVAEYGGFNQAASAIHKSQSSIHHAVHKLEQSLGVKLLKTEGRKTLLTDAGELMLRRANYLLEEAGKVEAVAQSLSDGIETRLRIAVDEIFPQKLLYRVLDETSQQYPLLRIELQESVLTGASELLANSDVDIAISPYPIKEGFSEELCQIEFVAVAAPSHPLFQQSDALTLEDLKNHRQIVVRDSAISAQKDAGWLGANQRWTVSHIRTSIDMIRSGLGFAWLPFPAIVNDLNSGELQQLPLEQGGRRNALLYLIFNDGDRLGPAARQFIGELRYQTMQMPTCDGNKPK, encoded by the coding sequence ATGTTAAAAGTCACTCTCGAACAATGGCGAATGTTATCTGCTGTCGCCGAATATGGTGGGTTTAATCAGGCCGCCAGTGCCATCCATAAAAGTCAGTCCAGTATCCACCACGCAGTGCATAAACTTGAGCAATCGCTAGGTGTAAAACTGCTAAAAACAGAAGGGCGCAAAACTTTGCTCACCGATGCAGGTGAATTGATGTTGCGTCGCGCCAACTACCTGCTTGAAGAAGCGGGTAAAGTCGAGGCCGTGGCACAAAGCCTTAGTGATGGCATAGAAACCCGCTTGCGGATTGCCGTTGATGAAATCTTTCCACAAAAGCTGCTTTATCGAGTACTCGATGAAACCTCACAGCAATACCCTCTGCTGCGCATCGAGCTCCAGGAATCGGTTCTTACCGGTGCCAGCGAATTATTAGCAAACTCCGATGTCGATATTGCAATTTCGCCCTATCCAATCAAGGAAGGATTTAGTGAAGAGTTGTGTCAGATAGAGTTTGTTGCCGTAGCTGCTCCTTCGCATCCTCTTTTCCAACAATCCGATGCGCTGACTTTAGAAGATTTAAAAAACCACCGCCAAATCGTGGTTCGAGATTCGGCAATTTCCGCGCAAAAAGACGCCGGTTGGTTAGGGGCGAATCAACGATGGACGGTCAGCCACATCCGTACCTCTATTGATATGATACGTTCTGGCCTGGGTTTCGCCTGGTTGCCATTCCCGGCTATCGTCAATGACTTGAATAGCGGCGAATTACAGCAGTTACCATTAGAGCAGGGCGGTCGACGCAACGCTTTGTTGTATCTGATCTTTAATGATGGCGATCGTCTGGGCCCGGCGGCGCGGCAATTTATCGGCGAGCTCAGATACCAAACCATGCAAATGCCAACTTGCGACGGCAACAAACCGAAATAA
- a CDS encoding pirin family protein, producing the protein MKYIRKSHDRGGANFGWLNSKHSFSFGHYYDPKHMGVSVLRVINDDVVQPGRGFDTHGHRDMEIISYVIDGALEHKDSTGNIYTVPAGEVQRMSAGRGVMHSEYNASDKEAVNFLQIWIQPNVFGIEPSYEQKRIEQNGPLTPLVTSNGTDGSLSMNQDANLYRLMLEKQQQITLYVSTHTTNRVGYLHIVSGSLAANGTDFSAGDAFMVTADEVTEIVASSDVEALWFDLPAI; encoded by the coding sequence ATGAAATATATTCGTAAAAGTCACGATCGCGGTGGCGCCAATTTTGGTTGGCTCAACAGCAAACACAGTTTTTCTTTTGGCCACTATTACGATCCAAAGCACATGGGCGTATCAGTGCTGCGAGTGATAAATGATGATGTGGTGCAACCTGGTCGTGGTTTTGATACCCATGGTCACCGCGATATGGAAATTATCTCCTATGTCATCGACGGCGCGCTTGAGCACAAAGACAGTACCGGAAATATCTACACGGTTCCCGCCGGTGAAGTCCAGCGGATGAGTGCGGGCCGCGGTGTTATGCATTCGGAATATAATGCCTCAGACAAAGAAGCGGTTAACTTTTTGCAGATTTGGATTCAGCCTAATGTATTTGGTATTGAACCGAGTTACGAGCAAAAACGCATTGAACAGAACGGTCCATTGACGCCATTAGTCACGAGTAACGGTACCGATGGTTCACTGTCGATGAATCAAGACGCCAACCTGTATCGATTGATGCTGGAAAAGCAGCAACAAATCACCCTTTACGTGAGTACCCACACCACAAACCGGGTCGGTTATCTGCATATTGTCAGCGGTTCGTTAGCAGCTAACGGCACGGATTTTAGCGCTGGAGACGCGTTTATGGTAACTGCTGATGAGGTTACTGAAATTGTCGCCAGCAGTGATGTCGAAGCTTTATGGTTTGATTTACCGGCAATTTAG
- a CDS encoding EVE domain-containing protein, with product MNYWLFKTEPDEFSIDDLAKVGPEGECWEGIRNYQARNFMRDKVRVGDKVFIYHSSCKDVGIAGIGEIVKEAFPDPFQFNPTSKYFDEKSTEEIPRWVAVQVGFIEKFDKLVPLSLLKQQPQLEDMVLVNRGRLSIQPVEEKHWQFIINLKEQL from the coding sequence ATGAACTATTGGTTATTTAAAACTGAGCCTGATGAATTTAGCATCGATGATTTGGCCAAGGTTGGGCCTGAAGGCGAATGCTGGGAAGGTATTCGCAACTATCAGGCGCGAAACTTTATGCGAGATAAGGTTCGTGTTGGCGACAAAGTTTTTATTTACCATTCCAGTTGTAAAGATGTGGGGATTGCTGGCATTGGTGAAATCGTTAAAGAAGCGTTTCCGGACCCGTTTCAGTTTAATCCTACCAGTAAATATTTTGATGAAAAATCTACCGAGGAAATACCACGCTGGGTTGCGGTTCAGGTAGGCTTCATCGAAAAGTTCGACAAGCTTGTGCCATTATCGTTATTGAAACAGCAGCCGCAACTCGAAGATATGGTTTTAGTTAACCGAGGCCGGTTATCGATTCAACCGGTTGAAGAAAAGCATTGGCAATTTATTATCAACTTGAAAGAGCAATTGTAA
- a CDS encoding metalloregulator ArsR/SmtB family transcription factor, with the protein MSNVFQALSSSVRRKILAYLSEASLTAGEIAERFEISKPALSKHLTILLNAGLIASEKKGQYVHYSLVKENLFASMNDFLVDFCPEGKPLKVESAAIASKKKQKSEQE; encoded by the coding sequence ATGAGTAATGTATTTCAAGCTTTATCATCATCGGTGAGACGAAAAATTTTGGCATATTTGTCAGAAGCCAGCCTAACGGCAGGAGAAATTGCTGAGCGATTTGAGATCAGTAAGCCGGCATTGTCTAAGCATTTGACGATTCTGCTAAACGCCGGACTAATTGCATCTGAAAAGAAGGGACAATATGTTCACTATTCTTTAGTGAAGGAAAATTTGTTTGCATCTATGAATGACTTTTTAGTGGATTTTTGTCCGGAAGGAAAACCTTTGAAGGTTGAGAGTGCGGCTATAGCCTCGAAGAAAAAGCAAAAGTCAGAGCAAGAATAG